A window from Diachasmimorpha longicaudata isolate KC_UGA_2023 chromosome 5, iyDiaLong2, whole genome shotgun sequence encodes these proteins:
- the LOC135162854 gene encoding AP-3 complex subunit sigma-2 isoform X2 — MIKAILVFNNHGKPRLSKFYHYFNEDMQQQIIKETFQLVSKRDDNVCNFLEGGSLIGGSDYKLIYRHYATLYFVFCVDSSESELGILDLIQVFVETLDKCFENVCELDLIFHVDKVHYILNELVMGGMVLETNMTEILTRIEDQNRLEKQEGIYKLGRTYLPRTIVFLDFPP; from the exons atgatcaAAGCAATTTTGGTGTTCAACAACCATGGGAAACCTCGATTATCCaagttttatcattatttt AATGAAGATATGCagcaacaaataataaaagagACTTTTCAATTGGTTTCCAAGAGAGACGACAATGTCTGTAATTTTTTGGAAGGTGGAAGTCTGATTGGCGGTTCAGATTATAAACTCATCTACAGGCATTACGCAACTCTTTACTTTGTCTTTTGCGTTGATTCATCAGAATCAGAACTGGGAATATTAGATTTAATTCAAGTGTTCGTAGAAACTCTTGATAAATGTTTTGAGAATGTTTGTGAATTGGATTTGATTTTTCACGTTGACAAAGTTCACTACATACTCAATGAGCTGGTGATGGGCGGGATGGTGCTGGAAACCAACATGACTGAGATTTTGACGAGGATTGAGGACCAGAATAGATTAGAGAAACAAGAG ggGATTTACAAGTTAGGACGAACTTATTTGCCTCGAACAATCGTATTTCTGGACTTCCCACCCTAA
- the LOC135162854 gene encoding AP-3 complex subunit sigma-2 isoform X1 has translation MIKAILVFNNHGKPRLSKFYHYFNEDMQQQIIKETFQLVSKRDDNVCNFLEGGSLIGGSDYKLIYRHYATLYFVFCVDSSESELGILDLIQVFVETLDKCFENVCELDLIFHVDKVHYILNELVMGGMVLETNMTEILTRIEDQNRLEKQEAGITAAPARAVSAVKNMNIPQQIKDMKLPDLPQAIKDLKF, from the exons atgatcaAAGCAATTTTGGTGTTCAACAACCATGGGAAACCTCGATTATCCaagttttatcattatttt AATGAAGATATGCagcaacaaataataaaagagACTTTTCAATTGGTTTCCAAGAGAGACGACAATGTCTGTAATTTTTTGGAAGGTGGAAGTCTGATTGGCGGTTCAGATTATAAACTCATCTACAGGCATTACGCAACTCTTTACTTTGTCTTTTGCGTTGATTCATCAGAATCAGAACTGGGAATATTAGATTTAATTCAAGTGTTCGTAGAAACTCTTGATAAATGTTTTGAGAATGTTTGTGAATTGGATTTGATTTTTCACGTTGACAAAGTTCACTACATACTCAATGAGCTGGTGATGGGCGGGATGGTGCTGGAAACCAACATGACTGAGATTTTGACGAGGATTGAGGACCAGAATAGATTAGAGAAACAAGAG GCGGGAATTACAGCAGCACCAGCACGAGCAGTGTCAGCTGTAAAGAATATGAACATTCCACAGCAGATTAAGGATATGAAGCTCCCGGATTTACCGCAGGCAATAAAAGATTTGAAATTCTGA
- the LOC135162853 gene encoding GATA zinc finger domain-containing protein 1, with translation MPLGVKPECIKCGGRETILWHSTELGSLCNECIEDERSTSNLEKTCEDDKNGSKPARKSTRITRYCKPKINASSKALLKGKGRRNIFKKQPVKAPSAVATPVTSNFLFYKGSYFQVGDIVSMEDMDGGIYYAQIRGLLTDQYCEKSAAITWLLPTTASPPPEEGFNPETYIIGPEEDLPRKLECMEFVMHAPSDYYKLKNTPYPPLLTENGSGYIWTSLKNEMNNGRQ, from the exons ATGCCTTTAGGTGTGAAACCGGAGTGTATAAAATGTGGAGGGCGAGAGACAATTCTCTGGCACTCAACCGAACTCGGTAGTTTGTGTAATGAATGTATTGAGGACGAAAGAAGTACTAGTAACTTGGAGAAGACTTGTGAGGATGACAAGAATGGATCAAAGCCTGCGAGGAAGAGTACGAGGATCACTCGATACTGTAAACCCAAAATTAATGCTTCTAGCAAAGCGTTACTGAAAGGAAAAGGCCGACGTAATATTTTTAAGAAGCAG CCGGTCAAAGCCCCTTCAGCAGTTGCCACTCCCGTGACAAGTAATTTCCTCTTCTACAAAGGTTCATATTTTCAAGTCGGAGATATTGTCTCCATGGAGGATATGGACGGAGGTATCTACTACGCCCAAATTAGGGGATTATTAACTGATCAGTACTGCGAGAAGAGTGCTGCTATCACCTGGCTGCTGCCTACAACAGCGAG TCCACCACCTGAAGAAGGCTTCAACCCGGAAACCTACATAATAGGACCAGAAGAAGATCTCCCACGTAAACTAGAGTGTATGGAATTCGTAATGCACGCACCATCAGATTACTACAAGCTGAAAAATACTCCCTATCCTCCCCTACTGACAGAAAATGGATCTGGATACATCTGGACATCACTCAAGAATGAAATGAACAATGGGAGACAATGA
- the LOC135162852 gene encoding eukaryotic translation initiation factor 3 subunit J: MDDDWDVDNIEAKLELALRSNKWEGEDEEEEVKDSWEDVEEEEKKDVEKPAEAPKAKAKPKKKVAEKIEERERKDREEADRKAREKEEAMTPEERRAEQLRRQKMAEEADLRLAMETFGVTALDAMMPDTKEEFDQFGEQLIAKINQFNKHTEFPAFAEELINRIAVNLSSISLKKIKITMDNLAIEKSKIEKGDKGKKNKGKGKAKLKIEGENTHLSEYGYDTYDNEYDDFM, from the exons atggaCGATGACTGGG ATGTTGATAATATTGAAGCAAAACTTGAACTTGCTCTGAGGTCAAACAAATGGGAAGGCGAGGACGAGGAGGAAGAAGTTAAG GACTCGTGGGAAGATGTTGAAGAAGAAGAGAAGAAAGATGTGGAGAAGCCAGCAGAGGCTCCAAAGGCTAAAGCAAAGCCTAAGAAAAAAGTTGCCGAGAAAATTGAAGAGCGAGAG AGGAAAGATCGTGAAGAGGCTGACAGAAAGGCAAGAGAAAAGGAAGAAGCAATGACACCAGAAGAAAGGAGAGCAGAACAGCTGAGGAGACAAAAAATGGCTGAGGAGGCTGATCTTCGTCTTGCAATGGAAACATTCG GCGTGACAGCACTTGACGCAATGATGCCGGATACTAAGGAGGAGTTTGATCAGTTTGGGGAACAACTTATTGCGAAAATCAACCAATTCAACAAGCACACGGAGTTTCCGGCGTTCGCTGAAGAGTTAATAAATCGTATAGCAGTGAATC TGTCTTCGATCTCTttgaaaaagataaaaataacaatggaCAATTtagcaattgaaaaatcaaagatCGAGAAAGGCGATAAGGGAAAGAAAAACAAGGGTAAAGGAAAggcgaaattgaaaattgaaggtGAAAATACTCATCTCAGTGAATACGGATATGACACTTACGACAACGAGTACGATGACTTCATGTAG
- the LOC135162850 gene encoding uncharacterized protein LOC135162850 isoform X2 yields MKTKSCYLEIVVVLLLSVIPWPGPSVFKISCPRDRASMVRRIVQKRWMPILKKYQVELPLECPFHESRDIFYPQQAAKYQHRTSQWTCGLCGKSFYSEKHLEAHFDSRHKSNINTAEDAVCLANYCDIMRCDVLGPSELESSLVDDPAGTLNTDIQVWRENTDKTSTVIPCECRDLTRIYSKVSDKSEVMPAGSHHQSHQKHCRREETTSSSATRTSDYHRDIAGPDNKSSACEHGDDEDDDPSNLVEAALPAGDRKERKRQSEIRRLKSHCKPEELAKLKIQCEVLVRDCIAGLLANLSVKDFQDIEGELNRAICWYLSCDRYWEDTKRHHRHTPWYLLITFLFLLSSGISACYYVVSLLLSSGEDDCMDMADDRSDDRPSTTSSLHDPGGSNRHDDRRKYEDGEDRLIPTGELPDHYIYVAYPPELKRRLLERTTRL; encoded by the exons ATGAAGACCAAATCCTGTTACCTCGAG ATTGTGGTGGTGCTGCTTTTGTCTGTTATTCCGTGGCCAGGACCCTCGGTATTTAAAATATCATGCCCCCGGGATCGTGCTTCGATGGTCAGGCGGATCGTACAAAAG AGATGGATGCCGATATTGAAGAAGTACCAGGTAGAATTACCCCTGGAGTGTCCTTTCCACGAGAGTCGGGATATTTTCTATCCCCAACAGGCTGCCAAGTATCAGCACAGAACGTCTCAATGGACTTGTGGATTGTGTGGAAAATCTTTTTACTCGGAGAAACATTTAGAGGCACATTTCGATAGCAGGCATAAGAGTAATATCAACACA GCGGAAGATGCTGTGTGTTTAGCAAATTATTGTGACATAATGCGTTGCGACGTACTAGGACCATCAGAACTGGAAAGTTCTCTAGTCGATGATCCGGCTGGTACCCTGAACACAGACATTCAAGTATGGCGAGAGAACACTGATAAAACATCAACAGTTATTCCCTGTGAGTGTCGTGACTTGACTCGAATCTACAGTAAAGTCAGTGACAAATCAGAAGTTATGCCGGCCGGATCGCATCATCAGAGCCACCAGAAGCACTGTCGACGCGAGGAAACTACCTCGTCCTCAGCTACGAGGACATCAGATTATCATAGAGACATAGCTGGACCAGATAACAAAAGCAGTGCCTGTGAACATGGCGATGATGAAGACGATGATCCCAGCAATCTTGTGGAGGCTGCATTGCCAGCTGGAGATAGAAAAGAAAGGAAGAGACAGTCAGAAATTAGGAGATTGAAGTCACATTGCAAACCAGAGGAGCTTGCTAAACTCAAAATTCAATGCGAA GTGCTTGTGAGGGATTGCATTGCTGGATTATTAGCTAATCTCTCAGTGAAGGATTTCCAGGATATCGAGGGTGAATTAAATCGTGCAATCTGCTGGTACTTAAGTTGTGACAGGTACTGGGAGGACACGAAACGTCACCATCGTCACACACCCTGGTATTTGCTCATCACATTCCTCTTTTTGCTATCCTCCGGGATATCTGCTTGTTACTACGTCGTTTCTCTCCTCCTGAG TTCTGGAGAAGACGATTGTATGGACATGGCTGACGATCGATCAGACGATCGTCCATCCACCACATCCTCCCTTCACGATCCAGGGGGAAGTAATCGTCACGACGATCGTCGAAAATATGAGGATGGTGAGGACAGGCTCATCCCCACTGGCGAATTGCCCGACCACTACATTTACGTCGCCTATCCCCCAGAACTCAAACGACGTCTCTTGGAAAG AACGACAAGATTATAA
- the LOC135162850 gene encoding uncharacterized protein LOC135162850 isoform X1: MKTKSCYLEIVVVLLLSVIPWPGPSVFKISCPRDRASMVRRIVQKRWMPILKKYQVELPLECPFHESRDIFYPQQAAKYQHRTSQWTCGLCGKSFYSEKHLEAHFDSRHKSNINTAEDAVCLANYCDIMRCDVLGPSELESSLVDDPAGTLNTDIQVWRENTDKTSTVIPCECRDLTRIYSKVSDKSEVMPAGSHHQSHQKHCRREETTSSSATRTSDYHRDIAGPDNKSSACEHGDDEDDDPSNLVEAALPAGDRKERKRQSEIRRLKSHCKPEELAKLKIQCEVLVRDCIAGLLANLSVKDFQDIEGELNRAICWYLSCDRYWEDTKRHHRHTPWYLLITFLFLLSSGISACYYVVSLLLSSGEDDCMDMADDRSDDRPSTTSSLHDPGGSNRHDDRRKYEDGEDRLIPTGELPDHYIYVAYPPELKRRLLESCYNRTTRL; this comes from the exons ATGAAGACCAAATCCTGTTACCTCGAG ATTGTGGTGGTGCTGCTTTTGTCTGTTATTCCGTGGCCAGGACCCTCGGTATTTAAAATATCATGCCCCCGGGATCGTGCTTCGATGGTCAGGCGGATCGTACAAAAG AGATGGATGCCGATATTGAAGAAGTACCAGGTAGAATTACCCCTGGAGTGTCCTTTCCACGAGAGTCGGGATATTTTCTATCCCCAACAGGCTGCCAAGTATCAGCACAGAACGTCTCAATGGACTTGTGGATTGTGTGGAAAATCTTTTTACTCGGAGAAACATTTAGAGGCACATTTCGATAGCAGGCATAAGAGTAATATCAACACA GCGGAAGATGCTGTGTGTTTAGCAAATTATTGTGACATAATGCGTTGCGACGTACTAGGACCATCAGAACTGGAAAGTTCTCTAGTCGATGATCCGGCTGGTACCCTGAACACAGACATTCAAGTATGGCGAGAGAACACTGATAAAACATCAACAGTTATTCCCTGTGAGTGTCGTGACTTGACTCGAATCTACAGTAAAGTCAGTGACAAATCAGAAGTTATGCCGGCCGGATCGCATCATCAGAGCCACCAGAAGCACTGTCGACGCGAGGAAACTACCTCGTCCTCAGCTACGAGGACATCAGATTATCATAGAGACATAGCTGGACCAGATAACAAAAGCAGTGCCTGTGAACATGGCGATGATGAAGACGATGATCCCAGCAATCTTGTGGAGGCTGCATTGCCAGCTGGAGATAGAAAAGAAAGGAAGAGACAGTCAGAAATTAGGAGATTGAAGTCACATTGCAAACCAGAGGAGCTTGCTAAACTCAAAATTCAATGCGAA GTGCTTGTGAGGGATTGCATTGCTGGATTATTAGCTAATCTCTCAGTGAAGGATTTCCAGGATATCGAGGGTGAATTAAATCGTGCAATCTGCTGGTACTTAAGTTGTGACAGGTACTGGGAGGACACGAAACGTCACCATCGTCACACACCCTGGTATTTGCTCATCACATTCCTCTTTTTGCTATCCTCCGGGATATCTGCTTGTTACTACGTCGTTTCTCTCCTCCTGAG TTCTGGAGAAGACGATTGTATGGACATGGCTGACGATCGATCAGACGATCGTCCATCCACCACATCCTCCCTTCACGATCCAGGGGGAAGTAATCGTCACGACGATCGTCGAAAATATGAGGATGGTGAGGACAGGCTCATCCCCACTGGCGAATTGCCCGACCACTACATTTACGTCGCCTATCCCCCAGAACTCAAACGACGTCTCTTGGAAAG TTGTTACAATAGAACGACAAGATTATAA